A DNA window from Oscarella lobularis chromosome 8, ooOscLobu1.1, whole genome shotgun sequence contains the following coding sequences:
- the LOC136190559 gene encoding required for excision 1-B domain-containing protein-like translates to MSADSIRQIFRLQQERVKVYAKFDKGYTSYLTSQPRDFVTYRQLVNDVTQEFNKISRQIRAAETELTKSGQSDIALLVRNLQEEEKRKLELTARSHIAKQEAADAGESWEESDVIAQLTSELRRVVEKINECLDEIKYEAEDLLVNDDE, encoded by the exons ATGTCTGCCGATTCGATCAGACAGATTTTTCGGCTGCAGCAGGAACGAGTAAAAGTCTATGCAAAATTTGACAA GGGATACACTTcatatttgacgtcacaacctAGAGACTTCGTCACGTATCGTCAATTagttaatgacgtcacgcaagAATTTAATAAAATTTCGAGGCAAATAAGAGCAGCGGAAACCGAATTGACGAAAAGTGGGCAAAGCGATATTGCCCTATTGGTACGAAACCtgcaggaagaagagaaaaggaaactAGAGCTG ACAGCTAGATCTCACATAGCGAAGCAAGAAGCTGCAGATGCTGGAGAAAGTTGGGAGGAGAGCGACGTCATTGCCCAGCTCACAAGCGAACTACGTAGAGTTGTAGAGAAAATTAACGAATGCCTAGATGAAATTAAGTATGAGGCTGAAGACCTTTTagtgaacgacgacgagtaa
- the LOC136190557 gene encoding transcription factor BTF3 homolog 4-like produces the protein MNPDKLKQLQEQVRIGGRGTQRRKRKVVHRTATTDDKKVQSTLKRLGVNAIPGIEEVNMFKDDGYVIHFNNPKVQASLGANTFSVTGHSETKPITDMLPNILNQLLGGSDQLKKLAESLPKPTAKDGEAKEEGDGGAEDKKEDEDDDDEVPDLVGDFDEPSKNES, from the exons ATGAATCCCGATAAACTGAAGCAGCTACAAGAGCAAGTTCGCATTGGCGGACGA GGAAcgcagcgacgaaagcgaaaagtCGTTCATCGAACGGCGACAACGGACGACAAGAAAGTCCAA AGCACGCTCAAGCGATTGGGAGTCAATGCCATTCCGGGAATCGAAGAAGTGAATATGTTCAAAGACGACGGCTACGTGATTCACTTCAACAATCCGAAAG TGCAAGCTTCTTTGGGTGCCAACACTTTTTCTGTGACTGGGCATTCAGAAACAAAGC CTATTACAGATATGCTGCCGAACATTTTGAATCAGTTGCTGGGC GGATCTGATCAGTTAAAGAAACTGGCCGAATCATTGCCTAAAC CCACGGCTAAGGATGGTGAAGCCAAGGAGGAAGGTGATGGGGGCGCCGAAGACAAGAaggaagatgaagatgatgatgatgaagtgCCAG ATCTCGTGGGCGATTTTGATGAACCGTCGAAGAATGAGTCATAG
- the LOC136190552 gene encoding uncharacterized protein, with the protein MEIHGHASSCYGGLARDHKRKESFGNMNSSEYRALQEAFVANWNGTSLFEVSNVVSSAPAGLMLYRFVARSKTPHPTWLAVLIDHLFIVLPLLLTMTVGSDWTLLINLSLLLLSFCASCLSYSEWPASLPPLPTRRPFITAYRASINIATAVAILAVDFPIFPRRFAKTETYGTSVMDVGVGAFIVSNAIVARKESLGKAIRGSAPLILLGLARLFTIKATDYQEHVTEYGVHWNFFFTLAVVKILSSVLISHLGSRRLGLIGLCIGCAYQLCLSFTGLRERLLSDSQRTGLLDANREGIASCFGYLALYMLAVELGRFLSVARSRFRDWVICLFVLISIDVFLYGILALLTSYVEPVSRRMANLSYVIWQLGYNVYLLVVFLLVDVACLLFASRNTSANVLGNGSLIESISQNQLAYFLLANLLTGCVNLCMYTVTAPTLLSFTVVFLYMLTLTVLISALYVYNIRTKVW; encoded by the exons ATGGAGATTCATGGTCACGCCTCAAGTTGTTACGGGGGCTTAGCGCGTGACCATAAAAGGAAAGAGTCGTTCGGAAATATGAACAGCTCGGAATATCGAGCTCTTCAGGAGGCGTTCGTGGCCAATTGGAATGGGACGAGTCTTTTTGAAGTGTCCAATGTCGTTTCGTCGGCTCCAGCTGGCCTAATGCTCTACAGATTCGTGGCACGAAGCAAAACTCCGCATCCAACTTG gCTTGCTGTACTGATTGACCATTTATTCATCGTGCTTCCTCTCCTCCTTACAATGACAGTCGGCTCAGATTGGACTCTTCTCATCAATCTATCCCTTCTTTTGCTCTCCTTTTGCGCTTCCTGCCTTTCCTATTCAGAATGGCCCGCTTCTCTCCCTCCACTACCTACGCGTCGTCCTTTTATCACGGCTTATCGAGCGAGCATCAACATCGCCACCGCCGTGGCCATACTAGCCGTCGACTTTCCCATATTTCCGCGTCGCTTTGCCAAAACGGAAACGTACGGAACGAGCGTGATGGACGTCGGCGTGGGCGCCTTTATCGTCTCCAATGCTATCGTCGCTCGTAAGGAGAGCCTCGGAAAGGCAATCCGAGGCTCGGCTCCTCTAATTCTACTCGGACTTGCGAGACTATTTACAATCAAGGCGACGGACTATCAGGAACACGTAACGGAATACGGTGTtcattggaattttttcttcacgttGGCCGTTGTGAAGATACTGAGTTCCGTCTTGATTTCGCATCTCGGTTCGCGTAGATTAGGATTGATTGGGTTATGTATTGGCTGTGCCTATCAGCTTTGTCTCTCGTTTACGGGTCTAAGAGAGCGTCTTCTTAGCGATTCTCAGAGAACGGGTTTGCTTGATGCCAATCGTGAGGGGATTGCATCGTGTTTTGGATACCTGGCTTTGTACATGTTGGCTGTGGAGCTGGGTCGGTTTTTGTCGGTGGCGAGAAGCCGTTTCAGAGACTGGGTTATCTGTCTCTTCGTTTTGATTAGTATCGATGTCTTCCTCTATGGAATCCTTGCCTTGCTCACGTCGTATGTTGAGCCTGTTTCAAGGCGAATGGCCAATCTCAGCTATGTGATATGGCAG CTTGGTTACAACGTGTATCTACtggtcgtttttcttctggTCGACGTAGCATGTCTCTTATTTGCATCACGAAATACCAGCGCCAACGTATTGGGTAACGGCTCCCTTATTGAATCTATAAGTCAAAATCAGCTAGCATACTTCCTACTTGCCAACTTATTGACGGGATGCGTCAATTTGTGCATGTACACTGTAACAGCACCGACTTTGCTCAGTTTCACTGTTGTATTTCTATATATGCTGACACTGACCGTCCTTATATCAGCTTTGTACGTGTACAACATTAGAACTAAAGTTTggtaa
- the LOC136190554 gene encoding alpha-1,3/1,6-mannosyltransferase ALG2-like has protein sequence MVKIAFLHPDLGIGGAERLVVDAALALKSKKHDVRLFTAHHDPKHCFSETRDGQLDVTCVGDWLPRRIADRCYALCAFIRMMFVALYAISAGRFDVFVCDQVSACIPLLRLFSPSSKVLFYCHFPDKLLAKRDTSLKAAYRLPLDWVEEKTTGMAHAILVNSSFTADTYLRSFPSLKKRPEILYPSLNFSAFDAKPAPPSANLLPPSAHVVFLSINRYERKKNLVLALEAMARLRSQVSTSDWKGVHLVMAGGYDERVTENVEHYAELRESATRNDLDDHVTFVRSFTDDEKLTLLSRCVALIYTPSNEHFGICPVEAMYMSRPVIAVNSGGPLESIEHGSTGFLCEPTADEFAAAMKKFVVDPGLTDRLGPAGKERVVRKFSFKAFTEQLNGVVCRL, from the exons ATGGTAAAAATCGCCTTTCTTCATCCAGATTTGGGCATCGGAGGAGCCGAGCGACTCGTCGTGGATGCAGCACTGGCGCTCAAATCGAAAAAACACGACGTTCGCCTCTTCACAGCTCACCACGATCCGAAGCACTGCTTCAGCGAAACGCGCGACGGCCAGCTCGACGTGACGTGCGTCGGCGACTGGCTGCCGCGCAGGATCGCCGATCGCTGCTACGCGCTGTGCGCTTTCATTCGCATGATGTTCGTCGCTCTGTACGCAATCTCCGCGGGACGTTTCGACGTATTCGTCTGCGATCAGGTGTCCGCTTGCATTCCCCTACTCCGACTCTTTagtccgtcgtcgaaagtcCTCTTCTACTGTCACTTTCCCGATAAGTTGCTCGCAAAGCGGGACACGTCACTCAAG GCTGCCTATCGATTGCCCCTGGACTGGGTTGAGGAGAAAACGACTGGTATGGCACACGCTATACTCGTTAACAGCAGTTTCACTGCTGATACCTACCTTCGATCGTTTCCCTCATTGAAAAAACGACCCGAAATTCTCTATCCGTCGTTGAATTTTTCCGCCTTTGACGCCAAACCCGCGCCGCCTAGCGCAAACCTTCTCCCTCCGTCGGCtcacgtcgtctttctctccaTCAATCGatacgagagaaaaaagaatctcGTATTGGCTTTGGAAGCAATGGCGCGCCTGCGGAGCCAAGTGTCGACAAGCGACTGGAAAGGCGTCCATCTCGTCATGGCAGGCGGCTACGACGAACGCGTgacggaaaacgtcgaacACTACGCCGAATTGAGAGAAAGCGCGACGAGGAACGATCTCGACGATCACGTCACCTTCGTGCGATCGttcaccgacgacgagaagctgACGCTTCTGTCTCGTTGCGTCGCGCTGATTTATACGCCGTCGAACGAACACTTTGGCATTTGTCCCGTCGAGGCGATGTACATGAGTCGACCGGTGATAGCGGTTAACAGCGGCGGTCCTCTCGAATCGATTGAACACGGTTCAACCGGATTCCTGTGCGAACCCACTGCCGAcgagttcgccgccgctatgaagaaattcgtcgtcgatccgggGCTGACCGATCGGTTGGGACCGGCTGGAAAGGAAAGGGTCGTTCGAAAGTTTTCCTTCAAGGCATTTACTGAGCAGCTGAATGGCGTGGTGTGCAGACtctag